One window of the Syntrophorhabdus sp. genome contains the following:
- a CDS encoding phosphotransferase — MEHDHIVAFARRTTGIDASGPAAVAALDARGSDRTFYRFSWGEGRSVIVIDYDPGRKENSYYADIARYLRSMRVPVPEVMGHDPEAHLMVLEDLGSKDLHAFAGEDWPTRRVLYQKTLTAARRLHSIAEKDFPSDSVKLMDGFGPELYLFEQNYFLEHFVRNHCDVALEPAFESRLMSELSRLTDDLCSPQRCLVHRDLQSQNVMVLGSEPYFIDFQGMRFGNPFYDLGSLLCDPYVSFTSEEREELLSFCYVLSSQELDWDAFRMSFWSASVERLMQALGAYGFLGRTKGLTSFLDHIPAGLSNLSMAASHVPSLPTLGDLIKECSVALG; from the coding sequence ATGGAACATGACCATATCGTGGCCTTTGCCCGCAGGACGACCGGCATCGACGCGTCGGGTCCCGCCGCGGTGGCAGCCCTTGACGCGCGCGGTTCGGACCGGACCTTCTACCGCTTCTCCTGGGGGGAAGGCAGGTCGGTGATCGTCATCGACTACGACCCCGGAAGAAAGGAGAACTCCTACTATGCCGACATAGCCCGTTACCTGCGGAGCATGCGCGTTCCCGTCCCTGAGGTGATGGGCCACGACCCCGAGGCCCATCTCATGGTGCTGGAAGACCTGGGAAGCAAAGACCTCCACGCCTTCGCCGGAGAGGATTGGCCGACGCGGCGCGTCCTGTACCAGAAGACCCTCACGGCGGCAAGAAGGCTCCACTCCATAGCGGAAAAGGACTTTCCCTCGGACAGCGTGAAACTCATGGACGGTTTCGGGCCCGAGCTCTATCTCTTTGAGCAGAACTATTTCCTCGAGCATTTCGTGAGGAACCATTGCGATGTAGCCCTCGAACCCGCCTTTGAATCACGGCTTATGTCGGAACTCTCCCGCCTGACCGATGACCTTTGCTCCCCGCAACGCTGCCTCGTTCACCGCGACCTCCAGTCCCAGAACGTCATGGTTCTGGGTTCGGAGCCGTACTTCATCGATTTCCAGGGTATGCGCTTCGGGAACCCTTTCTACGACCTGGGCTCACTCCTGTGTGACCCCTATGTCTCCTTCACCTCCGAGGAAAGAGAGGAACTCCTGTCGTTCTGCTACGTTCTGTCATCTCAGGAGCTCGACTGGGATGCCTTCCGGATGTCATTCTGGTCCGCCTCGGTGGAACGTCTCATGCAGGCCCTCGGGGCATATGGGTTCCTGGGCCGGACCAAAGGCCTCACGAGCTTTCTCGACCATATCCCGGCGGGCCTCAGCAATCTCTCAATGGCGGCCTCCCACGTTCCCTCCCTGCCCACCCTCGGCGACCTCATAAAGGAATGCTCAGTGGCGCTGGGCTGA